A stretch of Xenopus laevis strain J_2021 chromosome 8S, Xenopus_laevis_v10.1, whole genome shotgun sequence DNA encodes these proteins:
- the LOC108700018 gene encoding protein kinase C theta type isoform X2 → MLASLTNSTKHVALKIIKKLGTSRHQQSIKSEARVLRISGECPFLCRGLAAFQTELHAFMVMECESKTSLSQMIRNRGKLEMKSVIFYSAELVIGLQFLHSRGIVHRDLKLSNILISKDGHVKIADFGVIAEGVYYGKKIKNIAGTKSYMAPEIFLNRPYDSGVDWWAFGIILCGMATGQSPFNAGQDKNYLAYLVTRTRPVYPTGLSTKARALLDELLEKVPEMRLGTRGYIRSHPFFHSINWADLESLKVPPPLKPQGFSLEDLTAKYKGPLSFLQDIPCNVSSDDKMVQEFSFQNSRW, encoded by the exons ATGTTGGCGTCACTCACCAACTCAACCAAGCATGTGGCTCTCAAAATCATTAAGAAGTTGGGCACCAGTAGACATCAACAAAGTATCAAGAGTGAAGCACGGGTGCTCAGGATCTCCGGAGAGTGTCCCTTTCTTTGCAGGGGACTTGCAGCATTCCAAACGGAG CTGCATGCCTTTATGGTGATGGAGTGCgagagcaaaaccagcctttccCAAATGATAAGAAACAGAGGGAAACTAGAGATGAAGTCCGTAAT CTTCTATTCTGCAGAACTGGTAATAGGCCTCCAATTTCTCCACTCAAGAGGGATTGTGCACAG GGACTTAAAGCTTTCCAACATATTAATAAGCAAAGATGGCCACGTCAAAATTGCAGACTTCGGGGTGATAGCAGAGGGCGTTTACTACGGGAAGAAGATAAAGAACATTGCTGGAACCAAAAGTTACATGGCTCCAGAG ATCTTCTTGAATCGTCCGTATGACTCAGGGGTCGACTGGTGGGCCTTTGGGATCATTCTGTGCGGGATGGCTACTGGGCAATCACCATTCAACGCTGGCCAGGACAAGAACTATCTGGCATATCTAGTCACCAGGACCAGACCCGTGTATCCAACAGGGCTGAGCACAAAAGCTAGGGCACTTCTGGACGAG CTGCTAGAGAAGGTTCCAGAGATGCGCCTGGGCACAAGAGGATATATCCGGAGTCATCCCTTCTTTCATTCCATCAACTGGGCAGACCTGGAGAGCCTGAAGGTGCCACCCCCTTTAAAGCCCCAAGGA tTTTCACTAGAGGATTTAACAGCAAAATATAAAGGGCCATTGTCATTCCTGCAGGACATTCCCTGTAATGTTTCATCTGATGACAAAATGGTTCAGGAATTTTCATTTCAGAACTCCAGATGGTGA
- the LOC108700018 gene encoding protein kinase C theta type isoform X1: MDTPVLAADRRAFNEAHIWLMWFAAYCMVQDRKRILMQELFSLSHHNECLNARNNCEHCNVLHFTHFYAFLLYLCNQLHAFMVMECESKTSLSQMIRNRGKLEMKSVIFYSAELVIGLQFLHSRGIVHRDLKLSNILISKDGHVKIADFGVIAEGVYYGKKIKNIAGTKSYMAPEIFLNRPYDSGVDWWAFGIILCGMATGQSPFNAGQDKNYLAYLVTRTRPVYPTGLSTKARALLDELLEKVPEMRLGTRGYIRSHPFFHSINWADLESLKVPPPLKPQGFSLEDLTAKYKGPLSFLQDIPCNVSSDDKMVQEFSFQNSRW; this comes from the exons atggacactcctgtgTTAGCTGCTGATAGGAGAGCTTTTAATGAAGCCCATATCTGGCTTATGTGGTTTGCTGCATACTGTATGGTACAGGATAGAAAACGGATATTAATGCAGgaattattttctctttcacaTCACAATGAATGTTTGAATGCTCGTAATAACTGCGAGCACTGCAATGTACTGCATTTTACTCACTTTTATGCTTTTCTTTTGTATCTGTGTAACCAGCTGCATGCCTTTATGGTGATGGAGTGCgagagcaaaaccagcctttccCAAATGATAAGAAACAGAGGGAAACTAGAGATGAAGTCCGTAAT CTTCTATTCTGCAGAACTGGTAATAGGCCTCCAATTTCTCCACTCAAGAGGGATTGTGCACAG GGACTTAAAGCTTTCCAACATATTAATAAGCAAAGATGGCCACGTCAAAATTGCAGACTTCGGGGTGATAGCAGAGGGCGTTTACTACGGGAAGAAGATAAAGAACATTGCTGGAACCAAAAGTTACATGGCTCCAGAG ATCTTCTTGAATCGTCCGTATGACTCAGGGGTCGACTGGTGGGCCTTTGGGATCATTCTGTGCGGGATGGCTACTGGGCAATCACCATTCAACGCTGGCCAGGACAAGAACTATCTGGCATATCTAGTCACCAGGACCAGACCCGTGTATCCAACAGGGCTGAGCACAAAAGCTAGGGCACTTCTGGACGAG CTGCTAGAGAAGGTTCCAGAGATGCGCCTGGGCACAAGAGGATATATCCGGAGTCATCCCTTCTTTCATTCCATCAACTGGGCAGACCTGGAGAGCCTGAAGGTGCCACCCCCTTTAAAGCCCCAAGGA tTTTCACTAGAGGATTTAACAGCAAAATATAAAGGGCCATTGTCATTCCTGCAGGACATTCCCTGTAATGTTTCATCTGATGACAAAATGGTTCAGGAATTTTCATTTCAGAACTCCAGATGGTGA